From a region of the Myroides sp. JBRI-B21084 genome:
- a CDS encoding T9SS type A sorting domain-containing protein, translating to MSAKIYKLLFFGYACILGSSSIFGQCANTSNIYSFTYNGKTYEIIKEKKTWVNAAACAVERGGYLAEINDAAEQTAIFNQLNTNAGITTSNTTAPDGGGAAYAWIGGNDMATEGMWIWDGNNDAVGTQFWQGTKTGSPVGGLYNNWGNEPDNFGTNGQDGLAIALTNWPLGVAGQWNDVNDGNMLYYVVEHNINASTLDNLINDKIKVYPNPVTDLLRIDENDAVINNIIIYAANGKLVKTINKEQLKTNNNSIDLTNFEHGVYFLKLVFDNEESITKKIIR from the coding sequence ATGAGTGCAAAAATTTACAAACTATTATTTTTTGGCTATGCTTGTATATTGGGCAGCAGTTCAATATTTGGTCAATGTGCCAATACTTCAAATATTTATTCGTTTACTTATAATGGTAAAACGTATGAAATAATTAAAGAAAAGAAAACTTGGGTAAACGCGGCAGCTTGTGCCGTAGAAAGAGGCGGATATTTAGCCGAAATTAATGATGCAGCTGAACAAACAGCTATTTTTAACCAGTTAAATACCAATGCAGGTATTACAACCAGTAACACTACTGCGCCCGATGGTGGTGGTGCCGCTTATGCATGGATTGGAGGTAATGACATGGCTACTGAAGGCATGTGGATTTGGGATGGAAATAACGATGCGGTTGGTACACAATTTTGGCAAGGTACTAAAACCGGAAGTCCTGTTGGTGGTTTATATAACAATTGGGGAAATGAACCCGACAACTTTGGCACTAACGGGCAAGATGGTTTAGCTATTGCTTTAACTAATTGGCCATTAGGTGTTGCCGGACAATGGAATGATGTGAATGACGGCAACATGCTTTATTATGTGGTGGAGCACAATATTAATGCTTCTACACTTGACAATTTGATAAATGACAAAATTAAAGTTTATCCGAACCCTGTTACTGATTTATTAAGAATTGATGAAAACGATGCAGTAATAAACAATATTATTATTTATGCAGCCAATGGAAAATTGGTTAAAACAATTAACAAAGAACAATTAAAAACAAATAACAACAGCATTGATTTAACTAATTTTGAACATGGTGTTTACTTTTTGAAACTAGTTTTTGATAATGAAGAATCTATAACTAAAAAAATTATCAGATAA
- a CDS encoding alanine/glycine:cation symporter family protein, which produces MEELIYLLNDIVWSKVLIALCLFSGLFFSIKLRFPQIRMFREMVRLLFVKETSAQGISSFQAFTLAISGRIGTGNIAGVATAIAMGGPGAVFWMWAIAFLGSASAIIEATLAQLYKEVSEEEFRGGPAYYILKGLNNKFLAALFAIVTVVSCGFLLPSVQSNSIALAVEKAFRVDVVYTALSICLLLALIIIGGVKRISKVAEVVVPFMAISYIIMAVVIIVLNINEVPATFALIFKSAFAVDATFGGIIGAAISWGVQRGIYSNEAGQGTAPHAAAAAEVSHPYKQGLVQGFSVYVDTLFVCTATALMILFTNQYNVLNDTSGFIVENIPGVEPGAAFTQSAISQHFPAIGDAFVAVALMFFAFTTIMAYYYIAESNIDFLFNGKKLQIGIWFLRGLIIISTYLGCVKSAKLAWTLGDIGVGLMAWINLVAILFLYKKAIKVAKDYENQLKYNKSPRFNASVTKIENADFWVNKE; this is translated from the coding sequence ATGGAAGAACTTATATATTTACTTAATGATATAGTTTGGAGTAAGGTTTTAATAGCCCTTTGTCTTTTTTCAGGGCTTTTTTTTAGTATCAAATTACGTTTCCCTCAAATTAGAATGTTTCGTGAAATGGTTCGATTGTTATTTGTAAAAGAAACATCAGCTCAAGGAATATCTTCATTCCAAGCATTTACTTTGGCAATTTCTGGCAGAATTGGAACTGGAAACATAGCGGGAGTTGCAACCGCAATTGCTATGGGTGGTCCTGGTGCTGTATTTTGGATGTGGGCAATAGCTTTTTTAGGAAGTGCTTCGGCAATTATAGAAGCTACCCTTGCGCAATTGTATAAAGAAGTTAGTGAAGAAGAATTTAGAGGAGGGCCTGCATATTATATTTTAAAAGGACTTAACAATAAATTTTTAGCTGCATTATTTGCAATAGTTACTGTTGTAAGTTGTGGTTTTTTGTTGCCAAGTGTACAAAGCAACAGTATAGCATTAGCTGTTGAAAAAGCGTTTCGTGTAGATGTTGTTTATACTGCCTTATCAATATGTTTATTGTTAGCGTTAATTATTATAGGTGGCGTTAAACGTATTAGTAAAGTAGCCGAAGTTGTTGTGCCATTTATGGCAATAAGTTATATAATAATGGCTGTTGTTATTATTGTACTAAATATAAACGAAGTGCCTGCAACGTTTGCACTAATATTTAAATCGGCATTTGCTGTTGATGCTACTTTTGGTGGTATAATAGGTGCTGCAATTAGTTGGGGTGTACAAAGAGGTATTTATAGTAACGAAGCAGGTCAAGGTACGGCTCCACATGCTGCTGCTGCTGCCGAAGTTTCACATCCGTATAAACAAGGTTTGGTACAAGGATTTTCGGTGTATGTTGATACCCTTTTTGTATGTACAGCTACCGCGCTAATGATACTTTTTACCAATCAATACAATGTTTTAAACGATACTTCGGGGTTTATTGTTGAAAATATTCCCGGGGTTGAACCTGGTGCTGCTTTTACACAAAGCGCCATTAGTCAGCACTTTCCTGCAATTGGCGATGCTTTTGTAGCTGTAGCCTTAATGTTTTTTGCTTTTACAACTATCATGGCTTATTATTATATTGCCGAATCAAATATCGATTTTCTTTTTAACGGAAAAAAACTTCAAATAGGAATTTGGTTTTTAAGAGGTTTAATTATTATTTCAACTTATTTAGGTTGTGTAAAATCGGCAAAATTAGCTTGGACTTTAGGCGATATTGGTGTTGGTTTAATGGCATGGATAAACTTAGTTGCAATTTTGTTTCTTTATAAAAAAGCTATTAAAGTGGCAAAAGATTACGAAAATCAACTTAAATATAACAAATCACCACGTTTTAATGCTAGTGTTACTAAAATAGAAAATGCTGATTTTTGGGTTAATAAAGAATAA
- a CDS encoding 8-amino-7-oxononanoate synthase → MSQLITYSVYHSYQEIAPFNFETDSVFLSKTYFEALEKSAPKNMKCHFILLFQNQKVEGVALAQFLDLNHLASFGERDKCLKSLVRNFVFKNFSSHVLFIGNNMLSGQNAFWVSPTINKSQAITHIKNACLDIIAHYKKAGIKIHITTFKDFEKEELTYFTDSYFLDNYCFSTQPNMQFSILENWTTENDYVMALSKKYRDQYKRSRKKCDEVVKKKMHLHDIVQHQKKMYELYYYVAKNAPLNTFFLKENHFEILKKQLHDSFLVYGYFLNNELIGFNTLIKNGAIMETYFLGYDDRFQKEKMLYLNMLYDMVGYSIKKGFSKIIFGRTALEIKSSVGAEPTEMFGFIKHSNKIINYFMPKLFPYFDPKVSWTKRSPFK, encoded by the coding sequence GTGAGTCAATTAATTACTTATAGCGTTTATCATTCATACCAAGAAATAGCTCCATTTAATTTTGAAACGGATTCCGTATTCTTGTCTAAAACGTATTTTGAAGCACTAGAAAAAAGTGCTCCAAAAAACATGAAATGCCATTTTATTTTGCTTTTTCAAAATCAAAAAGTGGAAGGGGTAGCATTAGCTCAGTTTTTAGATTTAAATCATTTAGCATCTTTTGGTGAACGCGATAAATGCTTAAAATCATTAGTGCGTAATTTTGTGTTTAAAAATTTTTCGTCGCACGTTTTATTTATAGGAAACAATATGCTATCGGGGCAAAACGCATTTTGGGTTTCACCAACTATTAACAAAAGCCAAGCGATTACGCATATAAAAAATGCTTGTTTAGATATTATAGCGCACTATAAAAAAGCAGGAATTAAAATACATATTACAACTTTTAAAGATTTTGAAAAAGAAGAATTAACCTATTTTACCGATTCGTATTTTTTAGATAATTATTGTTTTTCAACCCAGCCCAATATGCAGTTTTCTATTTTAGAAAATTGGACTACCGAAAACGATTATGTAATGGCTTTAAGCAAAAAATACCGCGATCAGTACAAACGTTCGCGTAAAAAGTGTGACGAAGTTGTAAAGAAAAAAATGCACTTACATGATATCGTTCAACATCAAAAAAAAATGTATGAATTGTATTATTATGTGGCTAAAAACGCACCTTTAAACACCTTTTTTTTAAAGGAAAATCATTTTGAAATACTAAAAAAACAACTGCACGATTCATTTTTAGTTTATGGATATTTTTTAAACAACGAATTAATTGGTTTTAACACCCTAATTAAAAACGGAGCCATTATGGAAACTTATTTTTTAGGATATGATGACAGGTTTCAAAAAGAAAAAATGCTGTATTTAAACATGTTGTATGATATGGTGGGTTATTCTATTAAAAAAGGATTTTCGAAGATTATTTTTGGTCGTACTGCATTAGAAATTAAAAGTTCAGTTGGTGCCGAACCTACTGAAATGTTTGGTTTTATAAAACACAGTAATAAAATTATTAATTACTTTATGCCTAAATTATTTCCGTATTTTGATCCAAAAGTAAGTTGGACAAAAAGAAGCCCGTTTAAATAA
- the ruvB gene encoding Holliday junction branch migration DNA helicase RuvB: protein MNEHLNPTNKNYSNEEIDVEKKLRPLSFDDFAGQDQVLENLKVFVKAANLRGEALDHTLFHGPPGLGKTTLSNILANELNVGIKITSGPVLDKPGDLAGLLTNLEERDILFIDEIHRLSPVVEEYLYSAMEDFKIDIMIESGPNARTVQINLNPFTLVGATTRSGLLTAPMRARFGIQSRLQYYNIELLSTIVERSATILKVPIDMEAAIEIAGRSRGTPRIANALLRRVRDFAQIKGNGRIDIEISRFALKALNVDKYGLDEMDNKILSTIIEKFKGGPVGLSTLATAVSENAETIEEVYEPFLIQEGFIYRTPRGREVTEKAYKHLGKQNLGKQSGLFNNYE from the coding sequence ATGAACGAACATTTAAATCCAACCAATAAAAATTATTCAAACGAAGAAATCGACGTTGAAAAAAAACTTCGTCCGCTTTCGTTTGATGATTTTGCCGGTCAAGATCAAGTATTAGAAAACTTAAAAGTATTTGTAAAAGCAGCCAATTTGCGTGGCGAAGCTTTAGATCATACCTTGTTTCATGGGCCACCCGGTTTAGGAAAAACAACGTTATCTAATATTTTGGCGAACGAATTAAATGTTGGCATAAAAATAACATCGGGACCCGTGTTAGATAAACCAGGCGATTTAGCAGGTTTGTTAACTAATTTAGAAGAGCGCGATATTTTATTTATTGATGAAATACACCGTTTAAGTCCGGTTGTTGAAGAATATTTGTACTCTGCAATGGAAGATTTTAAAATTGATATCATGATAGAATCGGGACCAAATGCACGCACCGTACAAATTAATCTAAATCCGTTTACGTTGGTGGGTGCCACTACACGTTCGGGCTTATTAACAGCACCAATGCGTGCCCGTTTTGGTATACAAAGTAGGTTGCAATATTATAATATCGAATTGTTATCAACCATTGTAGAACGCAGCGCTACCATTTTAAAAGTACCTATTGATATGGAAGCTGCTATAGAAATTGCAGGTCGTAGCCGTGGAACTCCACGTATTGCCAATGCGTTGCTGCGACGAGTGCGCGATTTTGCACAGATTAAAGGAAATGGGCGAATCGATATCGAGATTTCGCGTTTTGCTTTAAAAGCCTTAAATGTTGATAAATATGGGTTAGACGAAATGGATAACAAAATTTTATCAACCATTATAGAAAAATTTAAAGGTGGACCAGTTGGCTTATCAACACTTGCTACAGCTGTGTCTGAAAATGCCGAAACAATAGAAGAAGTGTACGAACCTTTTTTAATTCAAGAAGGTTTTATTTACCGCACGCCACGCGGACGCGAAGTAACCGAAAAAGCCTATAAACACTTAGGGAAACAAAACTTGGGCAAGCAATCGGGTTTGTTTAACAATTATGAATAA
- a CDS encoding cytochrome c oxidase subunit I has translation MSAVVGHELTHDHSHDDHHHKETFVTKYIFSQDHKMIAKQFLVSGIVMGIIGIIMSLLFRIQIAWPEESFKVFSWLLGDDFAPGGVMRNDIYLALVTIHGTIMVFFVLTAGLSGTFSNLLIPLQIGARDMASGFMNMLSFWIFFIACVVMIASLFVESGPASAGWTIYPPLSAVPEAIPGSGTGMTLWLVSMALFIAQSLMGSLNYVVTVLNLRTKGMSMTRLPLTIWALFVTAIIGIVSFPVLLSAALLLIMDRSFGTSFFLSDIYLAGEVLHYQGGSPVLFEHLFWFLGHPEVYIVILPAMGITSEVISANARKPIFGYRAMITSILAIAFLSTIVWGHHMFVSGMNPFLGSVFTFTTLLIAIPSAVKAFNYITTLWKGNLQMNPSMLFCIGFVSTFITGGVTGIILGDSTLDINVHDTYFVIAHFHLVMGISALYGMFAGIYHWFPKMYGRMMNKNLGYIHFWVTVVCAYGVFFPMHFIGMAGLPRRYYTNSAFPMFDDMVDVNILITMFAIVGAAFQLVFLFNFFYSIFYGKKAPRNPWRANTLEWTTPVEHMHGNWPGAIPEVHRWPYDYSKPGYEEDFVPQTVPLRDGEKDGGHH, from the coding sequence ATGTCAGCAGTAGTAGGACACGAATTAACACACGATCATTCACACGATGATCACCACCATAAAGAAACTTTTGTAACAAAGTACATCTTTAGTCAAGATCATAAAATGATTGCTAAACAATTCTTGGTATCAGGTATTGTAATGGGAATCATAGGTATTATCATGTCATTATTATTCCGTATACAAATCGCTTGGCCAGAAGAATCTTTCAAAGTTTTTTCATGGTTATTAGGTGATGATTTTGCACCAGGTGGTGTAATGCGTAATGATATTTATCTTGCATTGGTAACAATACACGGTACAATAATGGTATTCTTTGTATTAACAGCAGGTTTATCAGGTACCTTTTCAAACTTATTAATTCCATTGCAAATTGGTGCACGCGATATGGCTTCAGGTTTCATGAATATGTTATCGTTCTGGATTTTCTTTATCGCATGCGTTGTAATGATTGCATCTTTATTTGTAGAGTCAGGTCCAGCATCAGCAGGATGGACCATTTACCCTCCATTATCAGCTGTTCCAGAAGCTATTCCAGGTTCAGGTACAGGTATGACACTTTGGTTGGTATCAATGGCTTTATTCATTGCACAATCATTAATGGGATCGTTAAATTACGTTGTAACCGTTTTAAATTTACGTACTAAAGGTATGTCTATGACACGTTTACCGTTAACCATTTGGGCATTATTTGTAACTGCTATTATTGGTATTGTATCGTTCCCAGTATTATTATCTGCCGCTTTATTATTAATTATGGATAGAAGTTTTGGTACTTCATTCTTCTTATCTGATATTTATTTAGCAGGCGAAGTTTTACATTACCAAGGTGGTTCACCGGTATTGTTTGAACACTTATTCTGGTTCTTAGGTCACCCTGAAGTATACATTGTAATATTACCAGCAATGGGTATTACATCAGAAGTGATTTCAGCTAACGCTCGTAAGCCAATTTTTGGATACCGTGCCATGATTACTTCAATCTTAGCAATTGCATTCTTATCAACAATTGTTTGGGGTCACCACATGTTTGTATCAGGTATGAATCCGTTTTTAGGATCGGTGTTTACCTTTACAACATTATTAATTGCTATTCCATCTGCTGTAAAAGCGTTTAACTACATTACAACATTATGGAAAGGTAATTTACAAATGAACCCTTCAATGTTATTCTGTATTGGTTTTGTTTCAACATTTATTACTGGTGGTGTAACAGGAATCATTTTAGGAGATTCAACTTTAGATATTAACGTTCACGATACGTATTTTGTTATTGCTCACTTCCACTTAGTAATGGGTATTTCGGCACTTTACGGTATGTTTGCAGGTATTTACCATTGGTTCCCTAAAATGTACGGACGTATGATGAATAAAAACTTAGGTTATATTCATTTCTGGGTAACAGTTGTATGTGCTTACGGAGTTTTCTTCCCAATGCACTTTATTGGTATGGCAGGTTTACCACGCCGTTACTATACAAACTCTGCTTTCCCTATGTTTGACGATATGGTTGATGTAAATATTTTAATTACCATGTTTGCAATTGTAGGTGCTGCATTCCAATTAGTATTCTTATTTAACTTTTTCTATAGTATTTTCTATGGTAAAAAGGCACCAAGAAACCCTTGGAGAGCAAATACATTAGAGTGGACAACACCAGTTGAACATATGCACGGTAACTGGCCAGGTGCAATACCTGAAGTACACCGTTGGCCTTATGACTACTCTAAACCAGGTTACGAAGAAGATTTTGTTCCACAAACAGTGCCATTACGTGATGGCGAAAAAGATGGTGGACACCATTAA
- a CDS encoding cytochrome c oxidase subunit II, producing the protein MTSLLILVIVALLGIAVWQLTKIFDLTNSKLNVGNEYESEIATDKDNNINGYLMFGFLAFIYIFTIYSCVKWGYFPLLNNSASEHGNDVDQLMWITLVVIFLVQIVTQFLLHYFAFKYRGNKNRKAIFFADNDRLEFIWTIIPVIVLAGLILYGLYAWNNIMHYDEEEEVLYVEVYAKQFGWDIRYSGDDNVLGKANVRFIEGVNAVGVDMADPNAQDDILAKELHLPVGKKVVLKMRSQDVLHSAYLPHFRAQMNCIPGMVTQFIMTPTVTTTKMRDREEVINRVNKINEARNKHSKKLIEKGEPGLEPYVFDYILLCNKICGRSHYNMQAKVVVESEKDFNKWLSEQQTLGKQVAEEKAAAKAPKVEAQSAKPEQANETEMAVDSTAVVAQVIK; encoded by the coding sequence ACTAAGATTTTTGACCTTACAAATAGCAAACTTAACGTTGGCAATGAGTATGAGTCTGAAATTGCTACAGATAAAGACAATAATATCAACGGATATTTAATGTTTGGGTTTTTAGCATTTATTTACATTTTTACTATTTATAGTTGTGTTAAATGGGGATATTTTCCTTTATTGAACAATTCAGCTTCTGAACATGGTAACGATGTAGACCAATTAATGTGGATTACCTTAGTTGTAATTTTCTTAGTACAAATTGTTACTCAGTTTTTATTACATTACTTCGCATTCAAATACCGTGGAAATAAAAACAGAAAAGCAATATTTTTTGCAGATAATGATCGTTTAGAATTTATCTGGACTATTATTCCTGTAATTGTTTTAGCTGGTTTAATTTTATATGGTTTATATGCTTGGAACAACATTATGCACTACGATGAAGAAGAAGAAGTGCTTTATGTTGAAGTTTATGCTAAACAATTTGGTTGGGATATTCGTTATTCAGGTGATGACAATGTTTTAGGTAAAGCCAATGTACGTTTTATTGAAGGTGTTAACGCTGTTGGTGTTGATATGGCAGATCCAAACGCACAAGACGATATCTTAGCTAAAGAATTACACTTGCCAGTTGGTAAAAAAGTTGTTTTAAAAATGCGTTCTCAAGATGTTTTACACTCTGCGTATTTACCTCACTTCCGTGCTCAAATGAACTGTATTCCAGGTATGGTTACTCAATTTATTATGACACCAACTGTTACAACAACAAAAATGAGAGATCGTGAAGAGGTTATAAACCGTGTAAATAAAATTAACGAAGCTAGAAATAAGCACAGTAAAAAACTTATTGAAAAAGGTGAACCAGGTTTAGAACCTTACGTTTTTGATTATATTTTATTATGTAACAAAATTTGTGGACGTTCACACTACAACATGCAAGCAAAAGTTGTTGTAGAATCTGAAAAAGATTTCAATAAATGGTTAAGCGAACAACAAACTTTAGGAAAACAAGTTGCTGAAGAAAAAGCTGCTGCTAAAGCACCAAAAGTTGAAGCACAATCGGCTAAGCCAGAGCAAGCTAATGAAACTGAAATGGCTGTAGATTCTACTGCAGTTGTTGCTCAAGTAATTAAATAA
- the queG gene encoding tRNA epoxyqueuosine(34) reductase QueG: protein MNNKEKYTQFIKQKAQELGFSYCGVSQATFLEEEAPRLESWLKNNMHGEMKYMENHFDKRLDPRLLVPGAKSVVSLLLNYFPAQQQNPNAYKISKYAYGEDYHFIIKDKLKDLLHFINDEIGAVDGRVFVDSAPVLDKAWAAKSGLGWVGKNNNLIRKSHGSFFFVAELIIDLELMYDTATTNHCGSCTACIDACPTQAIESPYVVNGSKCISYLTIELKDAIPNEFAGKLDDWMYGCDVCQDVCPWNRFATPHNEPLFQPKPELINYNNQQWTDLTNELFNEIFKKSAVKRTKFSGLMRNVTFLNYKNNKK, encoded by the coding sequence ATGAATAACAAAGAAAAATATACCCAATTTATAAAACAAAAAGCCCAAGAATTGGGCTTTTCTTATTGTGGCGTTTCGCAAGCAACTTTTTTAGAGGAAGAAGCTCCACGTTTAGAAAGTTGGTTAAAAAATAACATGCACGGCGAAATGAAATATATGGAAAATCATTTCGATAAACGGTTAGATCCACGTTTGTTAGTCCCTGGTGCAAAATCGGTGGTTTCTTTATTGTTGAATTATTTTCCTGCCCAACAGCAAAATCCCAATGCGTATAAAATCTCAAAATACGCGTACGGCGAAGATTATCATTTTATTATAAAAGACAAATTAAAAGATTTGTTGCACTTTATTAACGATGAAATAGGTGCCGTTGATGGAAGGGTTTTTGTAGATTCGGCTCCGGTGTTAGATAAAGCTTGGGCGGCAAAAAGCGGTTTAGGTTGGGTTGGTAAAAACAATAATTTAATAAGAAAATCACACGGTTCTTTCTTTTTTGTAGCCGAATTAATTATTGATTTAGAATTGATGTACGATACCGCTACAACCAATCATTGCGGGTCGTGTACAGCTTGTATCGATGCGTGCCCTACACAAGCCATAGAATCGCCTTATGTGGTAAACGGTAGCAAATGTATTTCGTATTTAACCATTGAATTAAAAGACGCCATACCTAACGAGTTTGCAGGCAAATTAGATGATTGGATGTACGGTTGCGACGTATGCCAAGATGTGTGTCCGTGGAACCGTTTTGCAACCCCACATAACGAACCTCTTTTTCAACCAAAACCCGAATTAATTAACTACAACAACCAACAATGGACCGATTTAACCAATGAATTATTCAACGAAATTTTTAAAAAATCGGCGGTTAAACGCACCAAGTTTTCGGGGTTAATGAGGAATGTTACATTTTTAAATTACAAAAACAATAAAAAATAG
- a CDS encoding class I SAM-dependent methyltransferase, with protein sequence MNCTLCNTVLVDKMDDVYFICSTCNGYVKRNDLFFTAENEKKHYEQHHNDVNDTGYQNFTAPVTNAILKLCKPNMLGLDYGCGKGPVITKQLTEKGFCVHLYDPYFYPDTAYLNYTYDFIFSCEVFEHFYNPFAEITKLYGLLKPNGLLLIKTHLFNQQTDFTNWYYRKDLTHVFIYTFKTFEFIALNFGFDLIELSEKLIILRKK encoded by the coding sequence ATGAATTGTACATTGTGTAATACGGTGCTTGTTGATAAAATGGATGATGTGTATTTTATTTGCAGCACTTGCAATGGATATGTAAAACGTAATGATTTATTTTTTACTGCCGAAAATGAAAAAAAACACTACGAACAACACCATAATGACGTAAACGATACAGGCTACCAAAATTTCACAGCCCCTGTAACAAATGCCATTTTAAAACTTTGCAAACCAAATATGCTTGGTTTAGATTATGGCTGTGGTAAAGGTCCTGTTATTACAAAACAATTAACCGAAAAAGGGTTTTGCGTACATTTATACGACCCTTATTTTTACCCTGACACTGCCTATTTAAATTACACCTATGATTTTATTTTTAGCTGCGAAGTTTTTGAGCATTTTTACAACCCTTTTGCCGAAATAACAAAGCTATATGGTTTATTAAAACCCAATGGTTTATTACTTATTAAAACACATTTGTTCAACCAACAAACCGATTTTACAAACTGGTATTACCGCAAAGATTTAACGCATGTTTTTATTTATACATTTAAAACTTTTGAATTTATTGCCCTAAATTTTGGTTTTGATTTAATTGAATTATCTGAAAAGCTAATTATTTTACGCAAAAAATAA
- a CDS encoding DUF1761 domain-containing protein gives MEFNFVAILLAAFSSLVVGFIWYNPKVFGTVWMNETGMTEEKAKKSNMALTLFFAFVYAFFIAFILQFLVIHQFGVFGVVGGNVENEAYKAFMTEENLNAFRSFKHGMLHGAFTGLFFALPVVGVGALFEQKSFKYVLVSGGYWVVTCMVMGGIICAMK, from the coding sequence ATGGAATTTAATTTTGTTGCAATACTACTAGCAGCCTTTTCATCGTTAGTAGTTGGGTTTATTTGGTATAACCCTAAAGTATTTGGAACTGTTTGGATGAATGAAACAGGTATGACCGAAGAAAAAGCTAAAAAAAGCAATATGGCTTTAACGTTATTTTTTGCATTTGTGTATGCGTTTTTTATTGCTTTTATACTACAGTTTTTAGTTATTCACCAATTTGGTGTTTTTGGAGTTGTGGGAGGCAATGTTGAAAACGAAGCTTATAAAGCCTTTATGACCGAAGAAAACCTAAATGCTTTTAGATCCTTCAAACACGGTATGCTACACGGTGCTTTTACTGGTTTGTTTTTTGCATTGCCTGTTGTTGGTGTTGGTGCTTTGTTTGAACAAAAAAGTTTTAAATACGTACTTGTTTCAGGTGGCTACTGGGTAGTAACTTGTATGGTTATGGGCGGAATTATTTGCGCAATGAAGTAA